A single genomic interval of Flavobacteriales bacterium harbors:
- a CDS encoding thioredoxin domain-containing protein, whose translation MNDSTAHRHTNRLVHESSPYLLQHAHNPVDWYPWGQEAFDSARAQNKLVLISVGYSSCHWCHVMERESFENDSIAELMNERFICIKVDREERPDVDQVYMGAVQLMTGRGGWPLNCFALPDGRPVYGGTYFAPAQWKQLLQDLGTTWAQEPDRVRSYADRLQQGIAELDLVVLNEDPAPFSRKELDRFVDVWEKQFDNEHGGPDRAPKFPMPNNYLFLLQQAWLTNDPALKAHVKLTLDRMARGGLFDQVGGGFARYSTDVLWKVPHFEKMLYDNAQLVSLYSQAWKAYGDPEHRRVVERTLAFLEREMRSPEGAYFSALDADSEGEEGRFYVWTEEELRTALGTDHELAMKLYAVGGEGLWEHGRNILLRPVDDSTFAQRNGMDPAALRTRIDAINTKLLEARAGRERPGLDDKALVSWNALTVQAYADAYEALGTPAYLEQAKRTMALLLGLCRRPDGGLWHSYKNGKATINGYLEDYCFTIEALLALYGVTFDEAHVREAEKLAEYAIAHFHDSTSAMFHFTSDLDPPLVARRKEVNDNVIPASNSSMARGLFLLGHLLDRPRYLALSEQMLQNVKGQMDSYPGGYSNWALLMQAHVFPFHEIAITGPDAQALRLGFGRHYVPNAVFLGGSAASTLPLLEGKLLPGASTIYVCENKTCRMPVGTVDEALRQLR comes from the coding sequence ATGAACGACAGCACCGCGCACCGACACACCAACCGCCTGGTCCACGAATCGAGCCCCTACCTGCTGCAGCATGCCCACAACCCGGTGGACTGGTACCCCTGGGGCCAGGAGGCCTTCGATTCCGCGCGCGCTCAGAACAAGCTGGTGCTGATCAGTGTGGGCTACAGCAGCTGCCACTGGTGCCACGTGATGGAGCGCGAGAGCTTCGAGAACGACAGCATCGCCGAACTGATGAACGAGCGCTTCATCTGCATCAAGGTGGACCGCGAGGAGCGGCCGGACGTGGACCAGGTGTACATGGGCGCGGTGCAGCTGATGACCGGGCGTGGGGGCTGGCCGCTCAACTGCTTCGCGCTGCCCGATGGCCGCCCGGTGTACGGAGGCACCTACTTCGCACCGGCGCAATGGAAACAGTTGCTGCAGGACCTGGGCACCACCTGGGCGCAGGAGCCCGACCGGGTGCGCAGCTATGCCGACCGCCTGCAACAGGGCATCGCCGAGCTGGACCTCGTGGTGCTCAATGAGGATCCGGCGCCCTTCTCCCGCAAGGAGCTCGACCGCTTCGTGGACGTGTGGGAAAAGCAGTTCGACAACGAGCACGGCGGGCCGGACCGCGCGCCGAAGTTCCCCATGCCCAACAACTACCTGTTCCTGCTGCAGCAGGCCTGGCTCACGAACGACCCGGCGCTGAAGGCCCACGTGAAGCTCACCCTGGACCGCATGGCGCGCGGCGGTCTCTTCGACCAGGTGGGCGGTGGCTTCGCGCGCTACAGCACCGATGTGCTGTGGAAGGTGCCGCACTTCGAGAAGATGCTGTACGACAACGCACAGCTCGTGAGCCTTTACAGCCAGGCGTGGAAGGCCTATGGCGACCCGGAGCATCGGCGGGTGGTGGAGCGCACGCTCGCGTTCCTCGAGCGCGAGATGCGTTCTCCGGAAGGCGCGTACTTCAGCGCGCTCGACGCCGACAGCGAGGGCGAGGAGGGCCGGTTCTATGTGTGGACCGAAGAGGAGCTGCGCACGGCGCTCGGCACCGACCATGAGCTGGCGATGAAGCTGTACGCCGTGGGCGGGGAAGGGCTGTGGGAACATGGACGCAACATCCTGCTGCGCCCGGTGGACGACAGCACCTTCGCGCAGCGCAACGGCATGGACCCGGCCGCCTTGCGCACCCGCATCGACGCCATCAACACCAAGCTGCTGGAGGCCCGCGCAGGCCGCGAACGGCCCGGCCTGGACGACAAGGCGTTGGTGAGCTGGAACGCGCTCACCGTGCAGGCCTACGCGGATGCGTACGAAGCCCTGGGGACACCGGCCTACCTGGAACAGGCGAAGCGCACCATGGCCCTGCTGCTCGGCCTATGCCGGAGGCCCGACGGCGGCCTGTGGCACAGCTACAAGAACGGCAAGGCCACCATCAACGGCTACCTGGAGGACTACTGCTTCACCATCGAGGCCCTGCTGGCGCTGTACGGCGTCACCTTCGACGAGGCGCACGTGCGCGAAGCGGAGAAGCTCGCTGAATACGCGATCGCCCACTTCCACGACAGCACCAGCGCCATGTTCCACTTCACCAGCGACCTCGACCCGCCGTTGGTGGCCCGCCGCAAGGAGGTGAACGACAACGTGATCCCCGCCTCCAACAGCAGCATGGCCCGGGGGCTCTTCCTGCTGGGCCACCTGCTGGACCGACCGCGCTATCTGGCCCTCAGCGAGCAGATGCTGCAGAACGTGAAGGGGCAGATGGACAGCTATCCCGGGGGCTACAGCAACTGGGCGCTGCTGATGCAGGCGCACGTGTTCCCCTTCCACGAGATCGCCATAACGGGTCCTGATGCACAGGCACTGCGGCTCGGTTTCGGACGGCACTACGTGCCCAACGCGGTGTTCCTCGGCGGCTCGGCCGCATCAACGCTTCCGCTGCTGGAGGGCAAGCTGCTGCCGGGCGCCTCCACCATCTACGTGTGCGAGAACAAGACCTGCCGGATGCCGGTGGGCACCGTGGACGAGGCCCTTCGACAACTGCGATGA
- a CDS encoding dipeptidase, whose amino-acid sequence MKDLLAYVDANQDRYLAELMDLLRIPSVSADPKYKADVQRCAEAVKQRLVEAGVDRAEICPTAGHPIVYGEKIVDPAKPTVLVYGHYDVQPPDPLDLWTSPPFEPVIKDGVIYARGSADDKGQFYMHVKAVEAMLRNGGLPCNVKFMIEGEEEVGSDNLGVFVKANKERLKADVVLISDTAMIANDVPSINTGLRGLSYLEVEVTGPNRDLHSGVYGGAVANPINALCEMIASLHDADRRITIPGFYEAVRELSAAERKALAEAPFDEEAYKKDLAIDAVRGEKGYTTEERSSIRPTLDVNGIWGGYIGEGAKTVLPSKAFAKISMRLVPDQKSEAITRLFQEHFVRIAPPGVKVAVRPHHGGEAAVTPIDSVAYRAASKAMEEAFGKTPIPTRGGGSIPIVALFEAELGLKTVLFGFGLDSDNIHSPDEHYGVFNYMMGIRTIPRFFHHYAALMNGRA is encoded by the coding sequence GTGAAGGACCTCCTCGCCTACGTCGATGCCAACCAGGACCGCTACCTGGCCGAACTGATGGACCTGCTGCGCATCCCCAGCGTCAGCGCCGACCCCAAGTACAAGGCCGATGTGCAGCGTTGCGCCGAGGCCGTCAAGCAGCGCCTGGTGGAGGCCGGGGTGGACCGCGCGGAGATCTGCCCCACGGCCGGCCACCCCATCGTGTACGGGGAGAAGATCGTGGACCCCGCCAAGCCGACGGTGCTGGTCTATGGGCACTACGATGTGCAGCCGCCCGACCCGCTGGACCTGTGGACCTCCCCGCCGTTCGAACCGGTGATCAAGGACGGAGTGATCTATGCCCGCGGCAGCGCCGACGACAAGGGCCAGTTCTACATGCACGTGAAGGCGGTGGAAGCCATGCTCAGGAACGGCGGACTGCCCTGCAACGTGAAGTTCATGATCGAGGGGGAGGAGGAAGTGGGCAGCGACAATCTCGGGGTCTTCGTGAAGGCCAACAAGGAGCGCCTCAAGGCCGACGTGGTGCTGATCAGCGACACGGCGATGATCGCCAATGACGTGCCCAGCATCAACACGGGCCTGCGGGGCCTGAGCTATCTGGAGGTGGAGGTCACCGGCCCCAACCGCGACCTGCACAGCGGGGTGTACGGCGGCGCCGTGGCCAACCCGATCAACGCCCTGTGCGAGATGATCGCCAGCCTGCACGATGCCGACCGGCGCATCACGATCCCCGGTTTCTACGAGGCGGTGCGTGAACTGAGCGCCGCTGAACGCAAGGCCCTGGCCGAGGCCCCCTTCGACGAGGAGGCGTACAAGAAGGACCTGGCCATCGATGCGGTGCGCGGGGAAAAGGGCTACACCACCGAGGAGCGCAGCAGCATCCGGCCCACGCTCGACGTCAACGGCATCTGGGGGGGCTACATCGGCGAGGGCGCCAAGACGGTGCTGCCATCGAAGGCCTTCGCCAAGATCAGCATGCGCCTGGTGCCCGACCAGAAGAGCGAGGCGATCACCCGCCTGTTCCAGGAGCACTTCGTGCGCATCGCGCCGCCGGGCGTCAAGGTGGCGGTGCGTCCCCACCATGGCGGCGAGGCCGCAGTGACGCCCATCGACTCGGTGGCCTACCGCGCTGCGAGCAAGGCCATGGAGGAGGCGTTCGGCAAGACCCCGATCCCCACCCGTGGCGGGGGCAGCATCCCCATCGTGGCCCTGTTCGAGGCGGAGCTGGGCTTGAAGACCGTGCTGTTCGGCTTCGGGCTGGACTCGGACAACATCCACAGCCCGGACGAGCACTACGGCGTGTTCAACTACATGATGGGCATCCGCACGATCCCGCGCTTCTTCCATCACTACGCCGCGCTGATGAACGGCCGGGCGTGA
- a CDS encoding LEA type 2 family protein has translation MLRRCGPPALILWLALAGCGTYREVTIDGVEAVHLAGMDANGLSVRAEVKVTNPNGYRIRVGEPELDLFLNDTRIGTAVLDTALVVPARGTTLLHVPFHARMEGEPLLVMGLGVLLGDRPLLSAEGTVRARAGLVRKRIPIRLEAPLQP, from the coding sequence ATGCTTCGTCGCTGCGGCCCTCCGGCCCTGATCCTGTGGCTGGCGCTGGCCGGCTGCGGCACCTACCGCGAGGTCACCATCGACGGCGTGGAGGCGGTGCACCTCGCCGGGATGGACGCCAACGGCCTGTCGGTGCGTGCCGAGGTCAAGGTGACGAACCCCAACGGCTATCGGATCCGCGTGGGCGAGCCCGAGCTCGACCTGTTCCTGAACGACACGCGCATCGGCACGGCGGTGCTGGACACCGCGCTGGTGGTGCCCGCGCGAGGCACGACCCTTCTGCACGTTCCGTTCCACGCGCGGATGGAGGGCGAGCCGCTGCTGGTGATGGGCCTGGGCGTGCTGCTCGGCGACCGACCGCTGTTGAGTGCCGAGGGCACGGTGCGCGCCCGGGCCGGGCTGGTGCGGAAGCGCATCCCGATCCGCCTGGAGGCCCCCCTTCAGCCATGA
- a CDS encoding choice-of-anchor L domain-containing protein, whose protein sequence is MTRALLPVLIVLATGPASAQLLINNAPTPQNLVQSTLLGGGVVASNVEYNGIIGAPGGQPGCGAFTANGTNLGLASGIILSTGFVSDAPGMGDMTFASAGLFTGTDPDLAALSGVQISDATVLEFDFVPTGNSVEFRFVFASEEYPEYVCALVNDAFGFFLSGPGINGPFTNNAINLAQIPGTGVPVTINTLNGGTPGDPLNGCDPFNCAAADPNWVANSAYYVDNFFGNTITYDGMTSVLTAGAQVQCGQTYHIKLAIGDGGDEIYDSAVFLEGGSFASAQPVVNASPDVNLPCSGSVDISILNVNGGTPPYTYEWTLNGTPVSTNQTITVGQGQQGTYVATVTDGCGAVVQEPVVVGAPISPPMNLTVTPDLNLPCSGSVDLEVLSLTGGTAPFTYAWTLNGAPVGNGTTITVPNTAPGTYVLTVDDNCGGSVQESVVVGAPISPPMNLTLTADLNLPCSGSVDLEVLSLTGGTAPFTYAWTLNGAPVGNGTSITVPNTAPGTYVLTVDDNCAGTVQGTVVVGAPVSPPMTLTLSPDVTLDCLGTADLSVINVAGGTPPFTYSWTLNGNPVGTGTTIPVDATAPGTYTVTVNDNCAGVQQGTITVTVLPPAVLAVTASPDVELPCQGSVLLEVLNVAGGVGPYTYEWTVNGTSQGNGTTLSVPAGSPGAYLVTVQDACGGSGTATVQVSPPNMPTLTITPGGPYTVPCLGDAATLTPGVTGGDGQYSYVWTDDAGNNVGSGPSLTVPVTGDATYTLEVADNCGQQTSATVVVDAPAPLELVLPTTAVACEGGSATVTAGGVGGGGDYTFLWQPSGDTTAAVTVFPEADTTLTVTVTDACGASASGAVTVLVEIPVVDITVSELGGDEFRFIAQCLPGAETFHWTFSTGAQAFGATVENTFADGDQYWATVTATTPAGCTDVDSVFMQPSAQLFFPNAFTPDGDGINDAWGPVGYALTEVTYTIFDRWGAVVFTTEELGRTWDGRFANGQPCPTGVYVYQYQAKGQRFPSTKGIGSVTLLGQDIASE, encoded by the coding sequence ATGACCCGCGCCCTTCTACCCGTCCTGATCGTCCTTGCCACCGGGCCCGCCAGCGCCCAGTTGCTGATCAACAACGCTCCCACGCCTCAGAACCTGGTGCAGAGCACCCTGCTGGGGGGCGGTGTGGTGGCCAGCAACGTGGAGTACAACGGCATCATCGGTGCTCCGGGCGGTCAGCCCGGCTGTGGCGCCTTCACCGCCAACGGCACCAACCTGGGTCTGGCCTCGGGCATCATCCTCTCCACAGGCTTTGTTTCCGACGCGCCCGGCATGGGCGACATGACCTTCGCCAGCGCCGGCCTTTTCACCGGGACCGACCCCGACCTGGCCGCACTTTCCGGTGTGCAGATCAGCGATGCCACGGTCCTGGAGTTCGACTTCGTGCCGACCGGCAACTCCGTCGAGTTCCGCTTTGTGTTCGCCTCTGAGGAGTATCCGGAGTATGTGTGCGCCCTGGTGAACGATGCCTTCGGCTTCTTCCTCAGCGGTCCGGGCATCAACGGCCCGTTCACCAACAACGCGATCAACCTGGCCCAGATCCCCGGCACCGGTGTGCCGGTGACCATCAACACCCTCAATGGCGGAACGCCCGGCGATCCCCTGAACGGCTGCGACCCCTTCAACTGTGCCGCCGCCGATCCCAACTGGGTGGCCAACAGCGCGTATTACGTGGACAACTTCTTCGGCAACACCATCACCTACGACGGGATGACCTCCGTGCTGACGGCAGGTGCCCAGGTGCAGTGCGGCCAGACCTATCACATCAAGCTGGCCATCGGCGACGGCGGCGATGAGATCTACGACTCGGCCGTGTTCCTGGAGGGCGGCAGCTTCGCCAGCGCCCAGCCGGTGGTGAACGCCTCGCCCGATGTGAACCTCCCGTGCAGCGGCTCGGTGGACATCAGCATCCTGAACGTCAACGGCGGCACCCCGCCCTACACCTACGAATGGACCCTGAACGGCACCCCGGTGAGCACCAACCAGACCATCACCGTGGGGCAGGGCCAGCAAGGCACCTACGTGGCCACGGTGACCGACGGCTGCGGTGCGGTGGTGCAGGAACCCGTGGTGGTCGGCGCCCCCATCAGCCCGCCCATGAACCTGACGGTGACCCCGGACCTCAACCTGCCCTGCAGCGGTTCGGTGGACTTGGAGGTGCTGAGCCTCACTGGTGGCACGGCACCTTTCACCTACGCATGGACGCTCAACGGTGCGCCGGTGGGCAATGGCACCACCATCACCGTGCCCAACACCGCTCCTGGCACCTACGTGCTGACGGTGGATGACAACTGCGGCGGCAGCGTCCAGGAGAGCGTCGTGGTCGGCGCCCCCATCAGCCCACCCATGAACCTGACGCTGACGGCCGACCTCAACCTGCCCTGCAGCGGTTCGGTGGACCTGGAGGTGTTGAGCCTCACCGGTGGCACGGCCCCCTTCACCTATGCGTGGACCCTCAACGGTGCACCGGTCGGCAACGGCACCTCCATCACGGTGCCCAACACGGCCCCTGGCACCTATGTGCTCACAGTGGATGACAACTGCGCCGGCACGGTGCAAGGGACCGTGGTGGTGGGCGCCCCCGTGAGCCCCCCCATGACCCTGACCCTGAGCCCGGACGTGACCCTCGACTGCCTGGGCACCGCCGACCTCAGTGTGATCAACGTCGCGGGCGGCACGCCCCCCTTCACGTACAGCTGGACCCTGAACGGCAACCCGGTGGGCACGGGCACCACCATCCCCGTGGACGCCACCGCCCCAGGCACCTACACCGTGACCGTGAACGACAATTGCGCCGGTGTGCAACAGGGCACCATCACCGTGACGGTGCTGCCCCCGGCCGTGCTGGCCGTCACGGCTTCGCCCGACGTGGAGCTCCCCTGCCAGGGCAGTGTGCTGCTGGAGGTACTGAACGTGGCCGGTGGGGTGGGTCCGTACACCTACGAGTGGACGGTGAACGGCACCAGCCAGGGCAATGGCACCACCCTGAGCGTGCCCGCCGGCTCGCCCGGGGCTTATCTGGTCACTGTACAGGATGCCTGCGGAGGCTCGGGTACGGCGACCGTGCAGGTGAGCCCGCCGAACATGCCCACGCTTACCATCACCCCTGGTGGACCCTATACCGTGCCCTGCCTGGGCGATGCCGCGACCCTGACCCCTGGCGTGACCGGTGGCGACGGCCAGTACAGCTATGTGTGGACCGATGATGCCGGGAACAACGTCGGTTCCGGACCTTCCCTGACCGTGCCGGTGACCGGCGATGCGACATACACCCTGGAGGTGGCCGATAATTGCGGCCAGCAGACCAGCGCCACCGTGGTGGTGGACGCCCCGGCGCCGCTGGAGCTGGTGCTGCCCACCACGGCCGTGGCCTGCGAAGGCGGCAGCGCCACGGTGACCGCAGGCGGGGTGGGCGGGGGAGGGGACTACACCTTCCTCTGGCAGCCCTCGGGCGACACCACCGCCGCGGTGACCGTGTTCCCCGAGGCCGACACCACCCTGACGGTGACGGTGACCGATGCCTGCGGCGCCAGCGCGAGCGGGGCGGTGACCGTGTTGGTGGAGATCCCCGTGGTGGACATCACCGTCAGCGAGCTCGGCGGGGATGAGTTCCGCTTCATCGCGCAATGCCTGCCGGGCGCCGAGACCTTCCATTGGACCTTCAGCACCGGTGCGCAGGCCTTCGGGGCCACCGTGGAGAACACCTTCGCCGACGGTGACCAGTACTGGGCCACGGTGACGGCCACCACCCCCGCCGGCTGCACCGATGTGGACTCGGTGTTCATGCAGCCCTCCGCACAGCTCTTCTTCCCCAATGCGTTCACCCCGGACGGGGACGGCATCAACGATGCTTGGGGCCCAGTGGGTTACGCCCTGACCGAGGTGACCTACACGATCTTCGACCGCTGGGGCGCGGTGGTCTTCACCACGGAGGAGCTGGGCCGCACCTGGGACGGCCGTTTCGCCAACGGGCAGCCCTGCCCCACGGGGGTCTATGTGTACCAGTACCAAGCTAAGGGCCAGCGGTTCCCCTCCACCAAGGGCATCGGTTCGGTGACCCTGCTGGGCCAGGACATCGCGTCGGAGTGA